A single Metarhizium brunneum chromosome 5, complete sequence DNA region contains:
- the alp1_3 gene encoding Alkaline protease 1, giving the protein MHISITLALFFGLTSARVAHAPVVESQIDQPESVINDNTLAPLELALGLKNHVKLAKRSLQTQTSAPWGLRAISHRSPGDFYEGFPPPESSKYYYDDKAGAGTFAYILDSGIRTTHEEFEGRAKAAHSIYPADQTIHGDHGTGVAGIISSKTYGVAKKATLISIHLLGPDGCTGSEAINALLWAAEDILKNSRKDSSVINLSFGIPKLQALNTFVERLIIETDVPIVVAAGNEADDASNHSPGSADGVISVGHINQQWAISETSNFGSAVSILAPGVGVETTGAGSDTNIIRETGSSFATPYISGLILNAISIHGIKGAANLKKHILETAIKDKACIPPEKEDKNNRTPNLVGNNNNAEQDKEKQEDEPSSSRMFCCNGLLSKLACGRNRPMNV; this is encoded by the coding sequence ATGCACATCTCAATCACTCTCGCTTTATTCTTTGGGCTGACTTCAGCTCGAGTGGCTCATGCACCTGTTGTCGAGTCGCAGATCGACCAACCTGAATCTGTCATCAATGACAATACCCTCGCGCCTCTTGAACTAGCTTTAGGACTGAAAAACCATGTAAAGCTAGCAAAGAGATCTCTACAAACGCAGACCAGTGCCCCATGGGGTCTAAGAGCTATATCTCACCGAAGTCCGGGAGACTTTTATGAAGGATTTCCGCCTCCTGAAAGCtccaagtactactacgaTGATAAGGCCGGCGCCGGTACGTTCGCGTATATTCTTGATAGTGGTATTCGTACCACCCATGAAGAGTTCGAGGGCCGCGCAAAGGCTGCTCATAGTATCTATCCTGCTGATCAAACTATCCACGGGGATCATGGTACTGGAGTTGCTGGAATTATTAGTAGCAAGACCTACGGCGTTGCAAAAAAGGCGACTCTTATATCTATACATTTACTAGGACCAGATGGTTGCACAGGCAGTGAAGCAATCAACGCACTCCTCTGGGCTGCAGAGGATATACTCAAGAATTCCCGCAAGGATTCGTCAGTTATTAATTTATCCTTTGGGATCCCAAAATTACAGGCACTAAATACTTTTGTGGAAAGACTTATTATCGAGACCGATGTTCCGATAGTTGTTGCCGCCGGAAATGAGGCCGACGATGCTAGTAACCACTCTCCAGGATCTGCTGATGGAGTAATTAGCGTTGGCCACATTAACCAACAATGGGCTATTTCTGAGACATCAAATTTTGGATCAGCAGTGAGTATTCTAGCTCCTGGCGTTGGAGTGGAAACTACTGGTGCAGGGAGCGATACCAATATTATACGGGAAACTGGTTCCTCTTTTGCTACGCCTTATATCTCAGGTCTTATCTTGAATGCGATATCTATTCATGGTATCAAGGGTGCCGCTAATTTAAAGAAACATATTCTGGAGACGGCTATAAAAGACAAAGCTTGTATTCCTCCTGAAAAGGAGGACAAGAACAACAGGACGCCAAACTTGGTAGggaacaacaacaacgcTGAGCAAGACAAAGAAAAACAGGAGGATGAACCCTCGTCTTCTAGGATGTTTTGCTGTAACGGGCTGCTGTCAAAGCTGGCTTGTGGTAGAAACAGGCCTATGAATGTGTAA